From Daucus carota subsp. sativus chromosome 6, DH1 v3.0, whole genome shotgun sequence, the proteins below share one genomic window:
- the LOC108224692 gene encoding uncharacterized protein LOC108224692 — translation MAGALNFTPSLIYRPIFKAKTNTSISRNSFSIRSSSTQTPVTSKDEPPKTTTFSPPPNFKPPEPKAFSIRPDKIFDILGASLALFFRLGTGAFVSGYSASVVSKDEVPSDQYALGVAGYKIKETSKPGPRPELPIELYEFEGCPFCRKVREMVAVLDLDVLYYPCPQNGPNFRPKAIQMGGKRQFPYMVDPNTGVAMYESDDIMKYLAEKYGDGNVPLLLSLGLVTTLTAGFAMIGRMGKGSSYTPSRLPPKPLELWAYEPSPFCKVVREVLVELELPHILHSCARGSPKRQLIYEKAGHFQVPYLEDPNTGIQMFESAEIVEYIKATYAL, via the exons ATGGCCGGAGCTCTTAACTTTACTCCCTCACTCATATACCGCCCAATTTTCAAAGCTAAAACTAATACCTCTATTAGTAGAAATTCATTTAGCATAAGGTCGTCGTCAACACAAACACCAGTCACCTCCAAAGACGAGCCGCCCAAGACGACGACGTTCTCTCCCCCACCCAATTTCAAACCTCCGGAACCAAAGGCCTTCTCAATTAGACCTGATAAGATTTTCGATATTCTGGGAGCTTCTCTCGCTTTGTTTTTTCGCCTTGGCACCGGTGCTTTTGTTTCTGG GTATTCAGCTTCAGTTGTTTCTAAAGACGAGGTTCCATCTGATCAGTATGCACTCGGAGTTGCTG GTTATAAAATCAAGGAGACATCAAAGCCAGGTCCTCGACCTGAGTTACCTATTGAGTTATATGAATTTGAAGG CTGTCCATTTTGTCGAAAG GTGAGGGAGATGGTTGCAGTATTGGATcttgatgttttatattatccTTGCCCACAAAATGGACCAAATTTCCGCCCAAAGGCTATACAGATGGGTGGAAAGAGGCAATTTCCCTACATG GTTGATCCAAACACAGGAGTTGCAATGTACGAGTCAGATGACATAATGAAGTATCTGGCTGAAAAATATG GTGATGGAAATGTCCCTTTGTTGTTGTCACTTGGTCTTGTAACG ACTTTGACAGCAGGCTTTGCTATGATCGGTCGAATGGGAAAG GGAAGTTCATACACCCCATCAAGACTACCACCAAAACCTCTAGAACTATGGGCGTATGAG CCATCCCCATTTTGCAAAGTTGTGCGTGAGGTCCTCGTAGAGCTAGAGCTACCGCACATTCTTCATAG TTGTGCTCGTGGCAGCCCAAAGCGACAGTTAATCTATGAGAAAGCTGGACACTTCCAG GTACCCTATCTGGAAGATCCAAATACCGGTATCCAGATGTTTGAAAGTGCAGAAATTGTCGAGTATATTAAAGCGACTTATGCACTTTGA
- the LOC108225471 gene encoding uncharacterized protein LOC108225471, whose translation MPSIDIEAAFASVRSTSGRKVACEPLGGDDPTVVAADAPPESFWLSKDAEFDWFDRNAFLERKESTKGSVVNSSHSNSNSQRFSHNLKSKSKAAAIIGLPKTQKNTFCERRRCKPLNVRLFPPKRPESVGKSTAHMNEPSSPKVSCIGRVRSKRIRRRKPEKKDGKPAVRTEPERVGFCGGLFSLFRSDRRGAVAKSEDSSVKSSSHRKKNRSKRCENVSVSNEPVIEPAGLGGMKRFVSGRRMESWGEIES comes from the coding sequence aTGCCATCAATTGATATAGAAGCTGCCTTCGCCTCAGTCCGCAGTACCAGTGGTCGCAAAGTCGCTTGCGAGCCACTCGGCGGCGACGATCCCACCGTCGTCGCCGCCGATGCGCCGCCGGAGTCGTTTTGGTTGTCTAAAGACGCCGAGTTCGACTGGTTCGATCGTAACGCGTTTCTCGAGCGCAAGGAATCAACTAAAGGAAGCGTCGTGAATTCTAGTCACTCGAACTCGAATTCGCAGCGATTTTCGCATAATTTGAAGTCCAAGTCGAAGGCCGCGGCGATTATTGGATTGCCGAAGACGCAGAAGAATACTTTTTGCGAGCGGCGGAGGTGTAAGCCGCTGAATGTTCGCTTGTTTCCGCCGAAAAGACCGGAGTCGGTGGGGAAGTCGACGGCGCATATGAACGAGCCGTCGTCGCCGAAGGTCTCGTGTATAGGACGAGTCCGGTCGAAGAGGATTCGCCGTCGTAAGCCGGAGAAGAAAGATGGAAAACCGGCTGTGAGGACTGAACCGGAGCGTGTAGGTTTTTGCGGCGGTTTATTTTCGTTGTTTCGGTCTGATCGACGTGGAGCGGTTGCGAAAAGTGAAGATTCATCGGTGAAATCGTCTTCACATAGAAAGAAGAATAGGAGTAAAAGGTGTGAGAATGTTTCTGTAAGTAATGAACCGGTGATCGAACCGGCCGGTTTAGGTGGAATGAAGCGGTTCGTGTCCGGTCGGCGTATGGAGTCTTGGGGTGAAATAGAATCATAG